The Arachis hypogaea cultivar Tifrunner chromosome 16, arahy.Tifrunner.gnm2.J5K5, whole genome shotgun sequence genome contains a region encoding:
- the LOC112697588 gene encoding phospholipid hydroperoxide glutathione peroxidase, chloroplastic has translation MASSMAFSAATFFTTTQARTANSNSSFSSPSIPFIKPSSFGSSKSVFFQNGFSLNSSNLPGFVVKPRSFSVNARAATEKTIYDFTVKDIDKKDVPLSKFKGKVLLIVNVASRCGLTSSNYSELARLYEKYKNKGLEVLAFPCNQFGMQEPGSNQEIKQFACTRFKAEFPIFDKVDVNGPFTAPVYQFLKSNAGGFLGDLIKWNFEKFLVDKNGKVVERYPPTTSPFQIEKDIQRLLAA, from the exons ATGGCTTCTTCTATGGCTTTCTCTGCCGCCACCTTCTTCACTACTACTCAAGCTAGAACAGCAAATtcaaattcttctttttcttcgccATCTATTCCCTTTATCAAACCCTCCTCCTTTGGTTCCTCCAAGTCAGTGTTTTTTCAAAATGGGTTTTCTTTGAACTCATCCAATCTTCCTGGGTTTGTAGTAAAGCCTCGATCTTTTTCAGTTAATGCAAGAGCAGCCACTGAGAAAACCATTTATGATTTTACAGTCAAG GATATTGATAAAAAGGATGTTCCTCTTAGCAAATTTAAGGGCAAGGTTCTCTTGATTGTCAATGTTGCTTCAAGATG TGGTTTGACATCATCGAACTACTCGGAACTGGCACGCTTATatgagaaatataaaaataaag GTTTGGAGGTTCTAGCATTCCCCTGCAATCAGTTTGGTATGCAGGAGCCTGGATCTAACCAAGAAATTAAGCAGTTTGCTTGCACTCGATTTAAAGCAGAATTTCCCATTTTCGATAAG GTTGATGTGAATGGACCATTTACGGCTCCAGTTTACCAGTTTCTGAAATCAAATGCTGGAGGCTTTCTAGGTGATCTTATCAAGTGGAACTTCGAGAAGTTCTTGGTTGATAAAAATGGTAAAGTTGTTGAAAGATATCCACCAACTACCTCACCTTTCCAAATTGAG AAGGATATCCAGAGGTTACTTGCTGCATGA
- the LOC112697587 gene encoding probable folate-biopterin transporter 6 isoform X2, with translation MSSITTQNNDPPPPNTHFFTTKPKHNKTVILSTITQPFQWLQNLSTQLNPTFILGIFLIHGLQQGFTGSFFRVAADYYWKDIQKLQPSLVQIFAGIYFIPWVFKPLWGILTDAFPIRGYRRRPYFIGAGVIGTVSGTVLAAKGEMAAGVALACFVGVSASMAIAEVTIDACIARNSIEVRSLAPDLQSLCSFCSSFGALVGFVSSGFFVHRLGPQGSLGVVAVPPALTILLGFVIYERRTDALHNEKKQAVEGVGTKIRIMYKTMRHPQVWKPSLYIFLSLALSVTTHEGHFYWYTDPKAGPAFSKEFVGVIYAVGAFASILGVMLYHKSLKDYPFRTLIFYAQLLYAISGVIDLFFILRWNLKVGIPDYIFVIIEESCTRITGKIKWMPMLVLSTQLCPLGIEGTFFALLMCIDSIGGLISKWGGGLLLHAVNVSRTDFTNLWFAVFVRDLLRFGTLAFVFLVPKKGQSEGLLPSELSGENVSSDGNVDEETLELVPPNVKNEV, from the exons ATGTCATCAATCACTACTCAAAACAATGACCCTCCTCCTCCCAACACCCATTTCTTCACAACAAAACCCAAACATAACAAAACCGTTATCCTTTCAACCATAACTCAACCATTTCAATGGCTCCAAAACCTCTCAACCCAGCTAAACCCAACCTTCATCCTCGGAATCTTCCTCATCCACGGCCTCCAACAAGGCTTCACCGGCTCCTTCTTCCGCGTCGCCGCCGACTACTACTGGAAAGACATCCAGAAGCTCCAACCCTCACTCGTCCAAATCTTCGCCGGAATCTACTTCATCCCATGG GTATTCAAACCCCTATGGGGAATCCTCACCGATGCTTTTCCGATCAGAGGATACCGGCGGCGACCATACTTCATCGGCGCCGGAGTGATCGGTACGGTTTCGGGGACGGTGCTGGCGGCGAAAGGGGAGATGGCGGCGGGAGTGGCGCTGGCTTGCTTCGTAGGGGTTTCAGCGTCAATGGCGATTGCTGAGGTCACGATTGACGCATGTATCGCGAGGAATAGCATTGAAGTGAGATCTCTGGCGCCTGATTTGCAGAGTTTGTGTTCGTTTTGTTCTTCTTTTGGTGCTCTCGTTGGCTTCGTTTCTAGTGGTTTTTTTGTTCATCGTCTTGGACCTCAG GGATCACTGGGTGTTGTGGCGGTTCCTCCAGCTTTAACAATTTTGCTGGGATTCGTGATTTATGAACGCAGAACAGATGCCTTGCATAATGAAAAGAAGCAG GCAGTGGAGGGAGTAggaacaaaaattagaattatGTACAAAACAATGAGACACCCTCAAGTATGGAAGCCTTCTCTCTACATTTTTCTCTCCTTGGCTCTTAGTGTAACCACTCACGAGGGACATTTTTACTGGTATACTGATCCAAAAGCCGGCCCTGCATTCTCTAAG GAGTTTGTTGGAGTGATATATGCAGTAGGTGCATTTGCTTCAATACTTGGTGTCATGCTCTACCACAAGTCTCTAAAAGACTACCCATTTAGAACCTTAATATTCTATGCACAACTTCTATATGCGATTTCTGGGGTAATAGACCTATTCTTCATCCTCCGTTGGAACCTAAAAGTTGGAATCCCTGATTACATCTTTGTGATCATAGAAGAATCATGCACAAGAATCACAGGCAAAATTAAGTGGATGCCCATGTTGGTTCTAAGCACACAATTGTGCCCTTTGGGAATTGAAGGCACATTTTTTGCATTGTTAATGTGCATTGATAGCATTGGTGGGTTAATTTCCAAATGGGGTGGAGGGTTGCTTCTTCATGCGGTTAATGTCTCTAGGACTGATTTCACTAACCTATGGTTCGCTGTGTTTGTAAGAGACTTGCTTAGATTTGGGACACTGGCTTTTGTTTTCCTTGTACCTAAGAAAGGTCAATCTGAGGGGTTGCTCCCTTCTGAACTTTCCGGAGAGAATGTGAGTAGTGATGGCAATGTGGATGAAGAAACCTTAGAACTTGTCCCCCCCAATGTAAAAAATGAAGTATAG
- the LOC112697587 gene encoding probable folate-biopterin transporter 6 isoform X3 codes for MSSITTQNNDPPPPNTHFFTTKPKHNKTVILSTITQPFQWLQNLSTQLNPTFILGIFLIHGLQQGFTGSFFRVAADYYWKDIQKLQPSLVQIFAGIYFIPWVFKPLWGILTDAFPIRGYRRRPYFIGAGVIGTVSGTVLAAKGEMAAGVALACFVGVSASMAIAEVTIDACIARNSIEVRSLAPDLQSLCSFCSSFGALVGFVSSGFFVHRLGPQGSLGVVAVPPALTILLGFVIYERRTDALHNEKKQEFVGVIYAVGAFASILGVMLYHKSLKDYPFRTLIFYAQLLYAISGVIDLFFILRWNLKVGIPDYIFVIIEESCTRITGKIKWMPMLVLSTQLCPLGIEGTFFALLMCIDSIGGLISKWGGGLLLHAVNVSRTDFTNLWFAVFVRDLLRFGTLAFVFLVPKKGQSEGLLPSELSGENVSSDGNVDEETLELVPPNVKNEV; via the exons ATGTCATCAATCACTACTCAAAACAATGACCCTCCTCCTCCCAACACCCATTTCTTCACAACAAAACCCAAACATAACAAAACCGTTATCCTTTCAACCATAACTCAACCATTTCAATGGCTCCAAAACCTCTCAACCCAGCTAAACCCAACCTTCATCCTCGGAATCTTCCTCATCCACGGCCTCCAACAAGGCTTCACCGGCTCCTTCTTCCGCGTCGCCGCCGACTACTACTGGAAAGACATCCAGAAGCTCCAACCCTCACTCGTCCAAATCTTCGCCGGAATCTACTTCATCCCATGG GTATTCAAACCCCTATGGGGAATCCTCACCGATGCTTTTCCGATCAGAGGATACCGGCGGCGACCATACTTCATCGGCGCCGGAGTGATCGGTACGGTTTCGGGGACGGTGCTGGCGGCGAAAGGGGAGATGGCGGCGGGAGTGGCGCTGGCTTGCTTCGTAGGGGTTTCAGCGTCAATGGCGATTGCTGAGGTCACGATTGACGCATGTATCGCGAGGAATAGCATTGAAGTGAGATCTCTGGCGCCTGATTTGCAGAGTTTGTGTTCGTTTTGTTCTTCTTTTGGTGCTCTCGTTGGCTTCGTTTCTAGTGGTTTTTTTGTTCATCGTCTTGGACCTCAG GGATCACTGGGTGTTGTGGCGGTTCCTCCAGCTTTAACAATTTTGCTGGGATTCGTGATTTATGAACGCAGAACAGATGCCTTGCATAATGAAAAGAAGCAG GAGTTTGTTGGAGTGATATATGCAGTAGGTGCATTTGCTTCAATACTTGGTGTCATGCTCTACCACAAGTCTCTAAAAGACTACCCATTTAGAACCTTAATATTCTATGCACAACTTCTATATGCGATTTCTGGGGTAATAGACCTATTCTTCATCCTCCGTTGGAACCTAAAAGTTGGAATCCCTGATTACATCTTTGTGATCATAGAAGAATCATGCACAAGAATCACAGGCAAAATTAAGTGGATGCCCATGTTGGTTCTAAGCACACAATTGTGCCCTTTGGGAATTGAAGGCACATTTTTTGCATTGTTAATGTGCATTGATAGCATTGGTGGGTTAATTTCCAAATGGGGTGGAGGGTTGCTTCTTCATGCGGTTAATGTCTCTAGGACTGATTTCACTAACCTATGGTTCGCTGTGTTTGTAAGAGACTTGCTTAGATTTGGGACACTGGCTTTTGTTTTCCTTGTACCTAAGAAAGGTCAATCTGAGGGGTTGCTCCCTTCTGAACTTTCCGGAGAGAATGTGAGTAGTGATGGCAATGTGGATGAAGAAACCTTAGAACTTGTCCCCCCCAATGTAAAAAATGAAGTATAG
- the LOC112697587 gene encoding probable folate-biopterin transporter 6 isoform X1: MSSITTQNNDPPPPNTHFFTTKPKHNKTVILSTITQPFQWLQNLSTQLNPTFILGIFLIHGLQQGFTGSFFRVAADYYWKDIQKLQPSLVQIFAGIYFIPWVFKPLWGILTDAFPIRGYRRRPYFIGAGVIGTVSGTVLAAKGEMAAGVALACFVGVSASMAIAEVTIDACIARNSIEVRSLAPDLQSLCSFCSSFGALVGFVSSGFFVHRLGPQGSLGVVAVPPALTILLGFVIYERRTDALHNEKKQTFLQAVEGVGTKIRIMYKTMRHPQVWKPSLYIFLSLALSVTTHEGHFYWYTDPKAGPAFSKEFVGVIYAVGAFASILGVMLYHKSLKDYPFRTLIFYAQLLYAISGVIDLFFILRWNLKVGIPDYIFVIIEESCTRITGKIKWMPMLVLSTQLCPLGIEGTFFALLMCIDSIGGLISKWGGGLLLHAVNVSRTDFTNLWFAVFVRDLLRFGTLAFVFLVPKKGQSEGLLPSELSGENVSSDGNVDEETLELVPPNVKNEV, encoded by the exons ATGTCATCAATCACTACTCAAAACAATGACCCTCCTCCTCCCAACACCCATTTCTTCACAACAAAACCCAAACATAACAAAACCGTTATCCTTTCAACCATAACTCAACCATTTCAATGGCTCCAAAACCTCTCAACCCAGCTAAACCCAACCTTCATCCTCGGAATCTTCCTCATCCACGGCCTCCAACAAGGCTTCACCGGCTCCTTCTTCCGCGTCGCCGCCGACTACTACTGGAAAGACATCCAGAAGCTCCAACCCTCACTCGTCCAAATCTTCGCCGGAATCTACTTCATCCCATGG GTATTCAAACCCCTATGGGGAATCCTCACCGATGCTTTTCCGATCAGAGGATACCGGCGGCGACCATACTTCATCGGCGCCGGAGTGATCGGTACGGTTTCGGGGACGGTGCTGGCGGCGAAAGGGGAGATGGCGGCGGGAGTGGCGCTGGCTTGCTTCGTAGGGGTTTCAGCGTCAATGGCGATTGCTGAGGTCACGATTGACGCATGTATCGCGAGGAATAGCATTGAAGTGAGATCTCTGGCGCCTGATTTGCAGAGTTTGTGTTCGTTTTGTTCTTCTTTTGGTGCTCTCGTTGGCTTCGTTTCTAGTGGTTTTTTTGTTCATCGTCTTGGACCTCAG GGATCACTGGGTGTTGTGGCGGTTCCTCCAGCTTTAACAATTTTGCTGGGATTCGTGATTTATGAACGCAGAACAGATGCCTTGCATAATGAAAAGAAGCAG ACATTTTTGCAGGCAGTGGAGGGAGTAggaacaaaaattagaattatGTACAAAACAATGAGACACCCTCAAGTATGGAAGCCTTCTCTCTACATTTTTCTCTCCTTGGCTCTTAGTGTAACCACTCACGAGGGACATTTTTACTGGTATACTGATCCAAAAGCCGGCCCTGCATTCTCTAAG GAGTTTGTTGGAGTGATATATGCAGTAGGTGCATTTGCTTCAATACTTGGTGTCATGCTCTACCACAAGTCTCTAAAAGACTACCCATTTAGAACCTTAATATTCTATGCACAACTTCTATATGCGATTTCTGGGGTAATAGACCTATTCTTCATCCTCCGTTGGAACCTAAAAGTTGGAATCCCTGATTACATCTTTGTGATCATAGAAGAATCATGCACAAGAATCACAGGCAAAATTAAGTGGATGCCCATGTTGGTTCTAAGCACACAATTGTGCCCTTTGGGAATTGAAGGCACATTTTTTGCATTGTTAATGTGCATTGATAGCATTGGTGGGTTAATTTCCAAATGGGGTGGAGGGTTGCTTCTTCATGCGGTTAATGTCTCTAGGACTGATTTCACTAACCTATGGTTCGCTGTGTTTGTAAGAGACTTGCTTAGATTTGGGACACTGGCTTTTGTTTTCCTTGTACCTAAGAAAGGTCAATCTGAGGGGTTGCTCCCTTCTGAACTTTCCGGAGAGAATGTGAGTAGTGATGGCAATGTGGATGAAGAAACCTTAGAACTTGTCCCCCCCAATGTAAAAAATGAAGTATAG
- the LOC112697593 gene encoding enhancer of rudimentary homolog — translation MANRHTIILMQTSPNRATRTFMDFESVAQAMDGICALYERKLKELNPAIRNLSYDIADLYNFIDGLADMSALVYDSSIHAYLPHDRQWIKQKTLQHLRKLAH, via the exons aTG GCTAATCGCCACACGATTATTCTAATGCAGACCTCTCCGAACAGAGCAACTAGAACTTTCATGGATTTTGAATCAGTGGCTCAGGCCATGGATG GCATATGTGCACTGTATGAAAGAAAACTGAAGGAGTTAAACCCAGCCATCAGAAATCTCTCTTATGATATTGCAGATCTCTACAACTTCATAGATGGACTTGCAGACATGAGTGCTCTAgt TTATGATagttcaattcatgcttacttgCCGCATGATCGACAGTGGATCAAACAAAAAACCCTTCAACATTTGAGGAAGTTGGCACATTGA
- the LOC112697592 gene encoding NAD(P)H-dependent 6'-deoxychalcone synthase, whose amino-acid sequence MSSTTKLAVPNVVLQSSFSMPVIGFGTASETNDGDTVKAAALEAIKLGYRHFDTASCYGSEQALGEAIAEALKLGLISSRDELFITSKLWLSDNHPHLVLPALQKSLQNLGLEYLDLYLVHCPMSAKPEIRKFFYKEDEFVPFDLKGVWASMEQCHNLGLTKSIGVSNFSTQKLEDLLSFATIPPAVNQVELNLSWQQRNLREYCKAKGIMVTAYSPLGANGTSWGSNDVMDSEVLKHIAHVHGKTIAQVSLRWLYEQGVTFAVKSYNKERMKQNLEIFDFSLINDDYQKINQIKQERKVKNGPAGFDVADLLWDGEN is encoded by the exons ATGTCTTCAACAACAAAACTAGCAGTCCCTAATGTTGTCCTACAATCTTCATTCAGCATGCCGGTGATCGGCTTCGGAACTGCTTCCGAAACAAACGACGGTGACACTGTCAAAGCGGCAGCCCTTGAGGCCATCAAGCTCGGTTACAGGCACTTTGACACTGCTTCTTGTTATGGGTCCGAGCAGGCTCTGGGAGAAGCCATTGCTGAAGCTCTTAAACTTGGTCTCATAAGCTCTAGGGATGAACTTTTTATTACTTCCAAGTTATGGTTATCTGATAATCATCCTCACCTTGTTCTCCCTGCTCTACAAAAATCACTTCA GAATCTTGGATTAGAATATTTGGACCTTTACTTAGTCCACTGCCCAATGAGTGCAAAGCCTGAAATAAGAAAATTCTTTTATAAAGAAGATGAATTTGTGCCATTTGACTTGAAGGGCGTCTGGGCTTCAATGGAGCAATGCCACAACTTAGGCCTCACAAAATCAATTGGAGTTAGCAACTTCTCTACCCAAAAACTTGAagatcttctttcttttgctaCTATTCCTCCCGCGGTTAATcaa GTGGAGTTGAATCTTTCGTGGCAGCAAAGGAATCTAAGAGAATATTGCAAAGCTAAGGGTATTATGGTAACTGCATATTCTCCTTTGGGTGCCAACGGAACCAGCTGGGGTAGTAATGATGTTATGGACAGTGAAGTGCTCAAGCACATTGCACATGTTCATGGAAAAACTATTGCTCAg GTAAGTCTTAGATGGTTGTATGAACAAGGTGTGACTTTCGCCGTGAAGAGCTACAACAAAGAGAGAATgaaacaaaatttagaaatatttgaTTTTTCACTTATAAATGATGATTACCAAAAGATTAATCAAATCAAACAGGAGCGCAAAGTGAAGAACGGTCCAGCTGGATTCGATGTTGCTGATCTTCTATGGGATGGAGAAAATTAG
- the LOC112697589 gene encoding pleiotropic drug resistance protein 1 — translation MEIERVGSSSVWRKSSFDNNSIYKEEDDEEALKWDAIQKLPSIARLRKGLLATPDGVTSQIDVKKLGMQERRYLLERLVKIAEEDNEKFLLKLRNRIDRVKVQIPTIEVRFENLKVKAEVQVGSRALPTFTNFIFNIVEGLLNSFHILGKRQQINILQDVSGIIKPARLTLLLGPPSSGKTTLLLALAGKLNSKLKVDGKVTYNGHRMHEFVPERTSAYVGQNDVHTGEMTVRETLTFSARCQGIGTRYDLLAEVCRREIEENIKPDPDIDVYMKARAAGGHKANIITDYILRVLGLEICADTFVGNAMLRGISGGQRKRVTTAEMLVGSARALFMDEISTGLDSSTTFQIVNSLKQYVQLMKGTAVISLLQPPPETFNLFDDIILLSDGHIVYQGPCQNVLEFFAFKGFKCPERKGVADFLQEVTSMKDQEQYWAHKDQRYRFVTAKEFAEEFRSFHIGRSLGEELATEFDKSKSHPAALAKHKYGVAKWELLKACLSREYLLMKRNSFTYIFKFCQVAMMALVAMTVFLRTEMHRDSMTDGGIYAGALFYGLFVVMFNGCSEVTMVVQRLPVFYKQKNFLFYPAWAYGLPQWILRIPITVIEVLLWVLLTYFVIGFDPHFGRMLRQWLILALANQMASGLFRLTAAIGREIIMASTIGAFTLTLVFAMSGFILSKDNIRKGWLWGYWMSPMVYAQNALMNNEFLGKSWRHVLPNSTESLGVEVLKSRGFFTESNWYWIGAGALVGFTLLFNFSFILALTYLNPLEASHTAKSEENGGSTSVQSLSNRKRGMVLPFEPHFITFDEVAYAVDMPQEMRKHGVVEEKLVLLKGVSGAFRPHVLTALMGITGAGKTTLMDVLAGRKTGGYIGGNITISGYPKKQETFARISGYCEQNDIHSPHVTVYESLFYSAWLRLSSEINLETRKMFIDEVMELVELNSLRNAIVGLPGVNGLSTEQRKRLTIAIELVANPSIIFMDEPTSGLDARAAAIVMRAVRNIVDTGRTIVCTIHQPSIDIFESFDELFLMKRGGEEIYVGPLGHNSSDLIHYFEGIQGVNAISDGYNPATWMLEVTSSAKEMELGIDFAQLYKNSDLYRRNKVLIRELSTPKPCSKELYFPSKYSRSFFTQCMACLWKQHWSYWRNPLYTAIRFLLTTTLALVLGSMFWKLGSKIEKHQDLFNSMGLMYVAVMLIGNKNATSVLPVVTVERTVFYREQAAGMYSPLAYAFAQALIEIPHVLLQSIAYGVIVYAMIGYEWSVAKFFWYLFFMFFTFLYFTYYGMMMAATAPNPHIASIVGSATYSMWNLFSGFLIPRTRIPIWWRWYNLINPVAWSLYGLVASQYGDIEENTEFNGIYVPVKDFLKNYYGFRHEFLGVVATIVIGFALVFAVIFAVFIKMFNYQAR, via the exons ATGGAGATAGAGAGGGTTGGTAGTTCTTCAGTTTGGAGGAAGAGTAGTTTTGATAACAACTCCATTtacaaagaagaagatgatgaagaagctCTTAAATGGGATGCTATTCAAAAGCTTCCCTCAATCGCGCGATTGAGGAAAGGTTTGCTGGCCACCCCGGATGGGGTGACCAGCCAAATCGATGTGAAGAAACTTGGAATGCAAGAAAGGAGGTATTTGCTTGAAAGGCTTGTGAAGATTGCTGAAGAGGACAATGAGAAGTTCTTGTTGAAGCTTAGGAATCGTATTGATAG GGTTAAAGTTCAAATCCCTACAATCGAAGTTCGATTTGAGAATTTGAAGGTGAAAGCAGAAGTTCAAGTAGGAAGCAGAGCTTTACCAACCTTCACCAACTTCATTTTTAATATAGTGGAA GGACTGTTAAACTCATTTCATATACTTGGCAAAAGGCAACAAATAAATATTCTTCAGGATGTTAGTGGTATAATAAAGCCTGCCAG GTTGACATTGCTTTTGGGCCCTCCAAGTTCTGGCAAaactacactcctcttggccttGGCGGGAAAACTTAATTCAAAACTAAAG GTTGATGGAAAGGTGACCTATAATGGTCATAGGATGCATGAATTTGTGCCAGAGAGAACTTCTGCTTATGTTGGTCAAAATGATGTTCATACCGGAGAAATGACTGTTAGAGAAACATTGACCTTTTCAGCAagatgccaaggaattgggacacGCTATG ATTTGCTAGCAGAGGTGTGtagaagagagatagaagaaAACATTAAACCTGATCCAGATATCGATGTTTATATGAAA GCCAGAGCAGCTGGAGGCCACAAAGCGAATATTATAACAGATTACATTCTAAGG GTTTTGGGACTTGAGATCTGTGCAGATACTTTTGTGGGGAATGCAATGTTAAGAGGTATCTCTGGTGGACAAAGAAAACGTGTTACAACAG CGGAGATGCTGGTTGGTTCAGCCAGAGCTCTTTTCATGGATGAAATATCAACCGGTTTGGATAGCTCAACAACATTCCAAATTGTGAATTCACTAAAGCAATATGTCCAACTCATGAAGGGAACTGCTGTCATCTCACTCTTGCAGCCACCACCAGAGACTTTCAATCTTTTTGATGACATTATTTTGCTCTCTGATGGGCATATAGTTTATCAGGGCCCTTGTCAAAATGTCCTTGAATTTTTTGCTTTCAAGGGTTTTAAATGTCCTGAAAGAAAAGGTGTAGCAGACTTTTTACAAGAA GTGACATCAATGAAAGATCAAGAACAATATTGGGCACACAAAGACCAAAGATATAGATTTGTGACAGCCAAAGAGTTTGCAGAGGAATTTCGGTCATTTCACATTGGTAGAAGCCTTGGTGAAGAACTTGCTACTGAATTTGACAAGTCTAAAAGCCACCCTGCTGCTTTGGCAAAACACAAGTATGGAGTGGCAAAATGGGAACTCTTAAAAGCTTGCTTATCAAGAGAATATTTACTCATGAAACGCAATTCCTTTACCTATATCTTCAAATTTTGCCAA GTGGCTATGATGGCCCTTGTTGCCATGACAGTTTTCCTTCGAACCGAAATGCACCGAGATTCAATGACTGATGGAGGCATTTATGCTGGTGCATTGTTCTATGGCCTTTTTGTGGTCATGTTTAATGGATGTTCTGAAGTTACAATGGTAGTTCAGAGGCTTCCAGTATTTTACAAGCAAAAGAACTTTCTCTTTTATCCAGCATGGGCTTATGGTCTTCCTCAATGGATTCTAAGAATCCCCATAACAGTTATAGAAGTGCTTCTTTGGGTACTACTCACTTACTTTgtcattggttttgatcctcaCTTTGGAAG AATGTTAAGGCAATGGCTAATTCTAGCATTAGCCAACCAAATGGCTTCAGGGTTGTTCAGATTAACTGCAGCAATTGGTAGAGAAATTATTATGGCTTCCACTATTGGAGCATTTACATTAACCCTTGTTTTTGCCATGAGTGGCTTTATCTTGTCCAAAG ACAACATAAGAAAAGGTTGGCTATGGGGATATTGGATGTCACCTATGGTGTATGCACAAAATGCCTTAATGAACAACGAGTTCTTAGGGAAGAGTTGGAGACat GTTTTACCTAACTCAACAGAATCATTAGGAGTTGAAGTTTTGAAATCTCGCGGTTTCTTTACTGAATCAAACTGGTATTGGATAGGTGCTGGAGCATTAGTTGGATTCACATTATTGTTCAATTTTTCTTTCATCCTTGCTCTCACTTACTTGAACC CACTTGAAGCAAGTCACACTGCTAAGTCAGAGGAGAATGGTGGAAGCACCTCTGTTCAATCTTTATCTAATCGGAAAAGAGGAATGGTTCTCCCTTTTGAACCACATTTCATCACCTTTGATGAAGTAGCATATGCTGTTGACATGCCACAG GAAATGAGGAAACATGGTGTTGTTGAGGAAAAGTTGGTTCTTTTGAAGGGTGTTAGTGGAGCTTTTAGGCCACATGTTCTCACTGCTCTAATGGGTATCACCGGTGCCGGAAAAACAACTTTGATGGACGTACTTGCCGGTCGAAAAACAGGGGGATATATTGGAGGGAACATCACAATTTCTGGATATCCTAAGAAGCAAGAAACATTTGCAAGAATCTCCGGATATTGTGAACAAAATGATATCCACTCTCCTCAtgttactgtctatgaatctttgTTCTATTCGGCCTGGCTCCGGTTGTCCTCCGAAATCAACCTTGAAACAAGAAAG ATGTTTATTGATGAAGTGATGGAGCTTGTGGAGTTGAACTCGCTAAGGAATGCAATAGTTGGATTGCCAGGTGTTAATGGTTTGTCGACTGAACAACGCAAAAGGTTAACTATCGCGATCGAATTAGTGGCTAATCCTTCAATCATATTCATGGATGAACCAACTTCTGGGCTTGATGCAAGGGCTGCTGCTATTGTTATGAGAGCAGTTAGGAACATAGTGGACACTGGCAGAACAATTGTTTGCACCATCCATCAACCTAGCATTGATATATTTGAATCTTTTGATGAG CTTTTTCTAATGAAGCGAGGAGGAGAAGAGATATATGTTGGGCCACTTGGCCATAATTCTTCTGATTTAATTCATTACTTTGAG GGAATTCAAGGTGTTAATGCAATCAGTGATGGCTATAATCCAGCAACATGGATGTTGGAAGTCACAAGTTCAGCAAAAGAAATGGAATTGGGAATTGATTTTGCTCAACTGTACAAAAATTCAGACTTGTACAG GAGAAACAAGGTGCTTATCAGAGAACTAAGTACTCCAAAACCATGTTCCAAGGAGCTTTATTTTCCTTCAAAGTATTCAAGGAGCTTCTTTACTCAATGCATGGCTTGCTTATGGAAACAACATTGGTCATATTGGCGTAATCCTCTATACACTGCCATAAGATTTCTCTTAACAACAACACTCGCCTTGGTACTTGGAAGCATGTTTTGGAAACTTGGCTCCAAAAT TGAGAAGCACCAAGATCTATTTAATTCCATGGGGTTGATGTATGTTGCTGTGATGCTTATTGGTAACAAGAATGCTACTTCCGTACTACCGGTGGTGACCGTAGAAAGAACTGTATTTTACAGAGAACAAGCCGCCGGAATGTATTCTCCTTTGGCATATGCTTTTGCTCAG GCTTTAATTGAAATCCCTCATGTTCTCTTACAGTCTATAGCATATGGAGTAATAGTTTATGCAATGATTGGTTATGAGTGGAGCGTAGCTAAATTCTTTTGGTacttgttcttcatgttcttcactTTCCTATATTTTACATACTATGGAATGATGATGGCAGCCACAGCCCCAAATCCACACATTGCTTCAATAGTTGGAAGTGCAACATATTCTATGTGGAATCTTTTCTCTGGCTTTCTGATTCCACGTACA CGGATACCAATATGGTGGAGATGGTACAATTTGATAAATCCAGTAGCTTGGAGTTTGTATGGGTTGGTGGCTTCACAATATGGAGATATAGAAGAAAATACTGAGTTCAATGGAATATATGTTCCGGTGAAAGACTTCTTAAAAAATTACTATGGTTTTAGGCATGAATTTTTGGGAGTGGTTGCAACCATTGTTATTGGATTCGCACTAGTTTTTGCAGTGATTTTTGCCGTATTTATCAAGATGTTTAATTACCAAGCAAGATAA